Within the Enterococcus hirae ATCC 9790 genome, the region TTCTTTTACTTTCGCAATATTTGTCATTCTTAAATAAGAAGAGGCAACTTTTACTAGACTTTAGGAACATCTTGCATACTCTTGTTAAAAAACCAAAAAATTCTTATTAAAGAAAAAAAAATCTCCTATATCCGAATCATTACTTTACAATGAATTTAATAAAAAATAATTTGAGGGAGATCATTTTTATGCCAAATAATGTGAATAAATCAAATGAAACGACCGATTTTTCATCCAACCAGGAATTACTAAACACAATTAACGCATGGAAGGCAATGCTTAAAGTTTACGGAAAAAACGAAACTTTAGAGACTTTAACTGCATTCAACTATAAAAATTCGGACATCAAATTGATTGCGGATAAGCTTCGGTTACCAAAACCAAGTAATCGAACATCTAGGAAAAAGCTAGTTCTTCCTTCAAACAAAAACACTACCGCCGAGGTGTTCATATCCAAAGATAGGTTACTAGATACTATCAACATATGGAATGCGATGCTTAAAGTTCATGGACCAACAGAAACTTTAGCTGCTCTAGCTACATTCGGCTATGGAAAAGCGGTCACCAAAATGATCACGACTAACCTTCAGTTACCAAAATCAATCAATCGAATAGCTGAAACAGAAAAAATAATTAACGCTTCTAAATCAAAGAAGTCAACCGATTTTTCATCCAACCAGGAGTTACTGAAAACTATTGACAATTTCAAAGAAATGCTTAACACAGGTGAATTAAGCAAAACCTTGGAATGTTTAGCTGAATTAAGCTATACGCCCATAAGTATCAAACTTATCATGGCTAACCTTGACTCGCCAGAAATAAAGGATCGAGAAACTATAACAAAAAAGATAATTGAAGCAAATCAAACAAATATTATAGCGAATTCCGACAAAAATAGAGACAAACTATCAAGTACCCAAAATAATCCACAAACACGAAACAATATGAAAGATTATATCTATAATACTTACATAAAACCAAATACAGTGGAAAATGACTTACATAATAAATCTTGCATAAAAAACTTGACAGAAAAAGCCATAAATAGTGTCCCTAGCGAGCCTTTAAGTAATACGGAAAAAGATAAAACCTCTCCACAACGTTAATCACTAAAAATAGTGAGACTAGGACATAAAGTTTACTCTTCGCTCTAAAAATGAATAAACGGTGTTCTAGAAGTAGCTCTATCGGAAATAAGCCGAAGAATTCCAAAAATATGAGAAACTATTTTCGGATTCTTCGGCTTATTTCTCAAAGCTAGACACTTCTGTCACAACCTCACGTAAATACTTTATTCGCTAAAGTTTAATTTTTCCTTTCTTTTAACCACGTTTTTCTTGTTACACCAATTAGTAACGGTACTGTTTCATGCTTTACTTCACTATACTCTAAACCAAACCAAGTTTCTGGCGTGGTCGCAATTTTTTTAATTGCAAGTTTTGCTTGCATGATTTGTCGTTCCCATTTGCTGAGAGTCGTCACATTTGAGATCACTTCATCAATCAAGATAAATTGGAAATCACCGACTTCTCTTCCCGGAGTTAACGAATAAGTCTGCGGTTGTTTTGGTAATCTTCCTTGTTTCATCAAATCATGAATGATTTGACGAACATAGACATTGATTTCTTGTTGTACTCTGAATCCTAAGAAGAGATTCACTTGTACGACAAAATCAGTATCCATCATATCGATTTGGTATTCTTTCGTATAAGGTTCATCCGTCACTTCCACATGTACGAACCAATATACACGTGCTCTTTTTGGTCGTTTGTCCAGAATCGAGTAGACAAATTGTCTACCAACTTTTCCTTCGGCCATATCTGGTACTAAGAACACCACATTAGTTTGATAAAGTGGCAATGAGTGATCATCTCTTAATTCCGCTAATTGTGGAATGTAATCTTTTAATGCCACATCTTCCGCAGCAGACTCACGGATGATATTTCCTTGTTCCCAAATAAACATGACAGCTAAAATAATGATCGCCATCAACACCGCAACAAACCCTCCGTGGAAAAACTTCACGATACTTGAGATGAAAAAGATGATCTCGATCGCACCAAAAAAGAAAGACACAATCCAGGCGAACCATTTGGAATAGTTGCTTTGGATCAAATAGAAATAAAGAAGTACCGTCGTCATCAACATCGTGACAGTAATTGAAAGTCCATAGGCTGCTTCCATATGATGTGATGTTCGGAAAGTAACCACGATCAACGAACAAGCCAACCATAAAATCAAATTAACCGCGGGAATATACATCTGACCGATACTGTTTCCTGGATACATGATTTTCAAGCGTGGTAAGAGTTTTAACTTAATCGCCTCTGATACCAATGTAAATGATCCAGTAATCAAAGCCTGTGAAGCAATGACCGCAGCGATCGTAGCAAACCCAACGCCAATAATCAACCAACCTTTAGGTAACATTTGGAAAAATGGATTGAGATTATTGATTTGTTGCACCTCTTGATTTTGATAAATATTCAGTAACCAAGCCGCTTGTCCGAAGTAATTCAATACTAAGCAAAGTTTAACGTAAGGCCAACTTAAACGGATATTTAATTTCCCCACATGCCCCAAGTCAGAATACAATGCTTCCGCCCCTGTCGTAGCCAGAAAGATGTTTCCTAAAATAAAGAGACCTAATCGATTGTCTGGACTAAAAAGTAGGCGAATCGCGTAGTAGGGGTTCAACGCTCGGATCACCGTCCAGTCTTGGCTGAAATTTATTAAACCCATCACACCTAAAAAAGTAAACCATAAAAACATGATCGGACCAAACGCTTTTCCTACTATCTCGGTACCGAATCGTTGAACCATAAATAATACGAAAATGATGACTAATGTAATAATGACAATAATATTTTGATTGTTACCGAATCGATCAAAAAATTGTGGGATACCTCTTAACCCCTCGATTGCTGTCGTGACAGTCACCGCTGGGGTCAATACTCCATCAGCAAGTAGAGCAGCTCCACCGATCATTGCTGGTACGATCAAGTATTTACTCCCTTTCCTGACTAGTGTATATAAAGAAAAAATCCCACCCTCACCGTGGTTATCGGCATTTAACGCAATCACCACATACTTGATTGTGGTAAGTAATGTTAGTGTCCAAAAAATCAATGACACCGAACCAAGGACAAATTCAGGATTGATACCTCGTAGTCCTCCGTTATCTTCTACGATGGCCTTCATTACATATAGTGGACTCGTTCCAATATCTCCGTAAACTACACCCATCGCAACTAATAGACCAGCCATTGAAATTTTTTTAGTGTTGTGTTTTGTTGTCAATTGTCCCCCTCTTTTCTACTTTCGTTCACTATCGTATTTTCTTCACAAATCATTGATCTTTTATTTCATGTGATTTACTTAACTAGAGACCCCTACGAAGTGTCAAATCATTATACAAGATTTCATTTAGTAATGTCGACGGATATAGTCTGCTAAAAATGAATACACACCGAGACAAAAAAGAGCTCCTAGCAATGAAGGGATGAGGTAGAATCCTTTGATCGAGGGACCTAATTCACCAAGAACAAATTCTCCTAACCAACTTCCTAAAAAGCCGATCACTACATTTCCAGTGACACCGCCAGGTACATCCTCATTTAAGATCAATCCAGCGAACAGACCTAAAACGCCACCAACGATCAAAGTCAGAAAAAAATAAAGCATCTCGTTCCCTCATTAAAAAATACACCTTTATTTTACGTTATTTTGAAAATTAGACCAAAGATTATGAATAGCTTTTATCCAAGTAAACTTTCCAGAGGGATTTTAGCTATAAAAAGAAGGAGTAAGACATTGTCTCACTCCTTCTTTTTCAATGTAGCAAAAACAAGTATTTTTCACTGGCGTAGGCGTTTCACCCTTCAGATTACTCTTTTTGCTATTTTATCGTTTGAACGATTATTTTGTTTCTTTTTCAGAACCATCTTCTGTTAACATCGCTTTTCTAGAAAGATTTACGCGACCTTGTTTGTCAATCTCAGTTACTTTGACAAGGACTTCATCACCCAATTTGACTACATCTTCTACTTTATTGACACGGTCATTTGAAAGTTGAGAGATGTGAACCAATCCGTCTTTTCCTTTGATCAAGTTAACGAAAGCACCAAATTTTTCAATACGAACTACTTTTCCTAGATAAACCTCACCGACTTTTACTTCTTTAGTTAAGTCTTCAATGATCTTGATTGCTTTTTGGATCATTTCTTTATCAGATGAAGCAATACTTACTTTGCCATCTTGATCGATATCGATTTTCACACCAGTTTCTTCAATGATACCATTGATTGTGTCGCCACCTTTACCGATCACATCTTTGATCTTCGCAGGGTCGATTTGGATCATTTCGATTTTCGGTGCATATGGGCTTAATTCTTCACGAGGTGCTGCAATCGTTGAAGTCAATTCTTCTAAGATTTCCATACGTGCTTGTTTTGCTTGGGCTAGCGCTTCTTTTAGGATTTGTTCCGTAATTCCTTGGATCTTAATATCCATTTGTAGAGCAGTTATCCCATCTTTAGTTCCAGCCACTTTAAAGTCCATATCTCCCAGATGATCTTCTAATCCTTGGATATCTGTTAAAATCGTATAGTTTTCGCCATCTGAAACAAGTCCCATTGCAATCCCTGCAACTGGTGCTTTGATTGGCACACCGGCATCCATCAATGCTAATGTCCCAGCACAGATACTTGCTTGTGAAGAAGAACCATTCGATTCTAAAACTTCTGCCACTAAACGGATTGTATAAGGGAAATCTTCTTCTGAAGGAATCACTTGTGCTAGCGCACGTTCACCTAAAGCACCATGTCCGATTTCACGACGACCAGGTGATCCCGCACGCCCTGTTGAACCAACAGAAAATTGTGGGAAGTTGTAATGGTGGATGAATCGTTTGCTAACTTCTACTCCCAGTCCATCAATAATTTGATGTTCACCTAGTGGCGCAAGCGTACAAGCAGATAATGCTTGAGTTTGTCCTCGAGTAAACAAACCTGAACCATGAACCCGTGGCAACAAGCTTACTTCTGAAGCTAGTGGACGGATTTCGTCCAATTTACGCCCATCAGGACGAATCTTGTCGATCGTGATCAATTCACGAACTACATCTTTTTCTAAGTCCTCAGTAATTTGTTTTACTTCTTTTAGTAATTGATCTTCCTCTGCATGCCCGATAAATTTTTCGGCATAAGCTTCACGAATATCGATTTTTACTTGTTCGATATTGTCTTCACGAGCTAGTTTTTCTTCTGTCATAACAGCCGTTTTCATCGTAGCATAAGAAGCATCAAAGATTTCTTTTTTCAAATCTGCATCTACTTGTAACAAAGAAACTTCCATTTTCTCTTTGCCGACAGCTTGGACGATTTCTTCTTGGAAAGCAACTAATTCTTTGATTGCATCAAAACCAAATAGTAATGCTCCAAGCATATCTTCTTCAGAAACTTCTTTCGCACCACTTTCAACCATGTTGATTGCTTGTTTTGTACCTGCAACACTTAGTTCAATATCTGTTTGTTCCGCTTGTTCAACTGTTGGATTCAAGACATATTCGCCATTCACACGGCCGACTTCGACACCAGCAATTGGTCCATCAAATGGAATATCTGAAATTGATAATGCTAAAGAAGAACCTAGCATTGCAGCCATCGCAGGTGAACAATCTGTTTCAACACTCATCACGATGTTGGTTACTTGAACTTCGTTACGGAAGCCATCCGCAAACATTGGGCGGATCGGACGGTCGATCAAGCGAGCCGTTAAAGTTGCTTCTGTACTTGGACGACCTTCACGCTTGATAAATCCTCCAGGAATTTTACCGGCAGCATACATCTTTTCTTCATAGTTGATCGTCAACGGGAAGAAGTCAGTATCTTTTGCTTCTTTTGAAGCAACTGCCGCACTTAAAACTACAGTATCTCCATAGCGAACTAAAACTGCTCCGTTCGCTTGTTTTGCTAATTGACCGACTTCGATTTGTAAGGGACGGCCTCCCCATGTCGTTTTGAATATTTGTTTTTCTGACATAATTACTCCTTTTCTTTCTCGTGAAAGCAAGACGCTACTAAACAAATGAAAACCGCCAAACGTCGCTTATCCAGCTTTCATTTGGTTAGTAGGAGTCTATCATGCTTTTTTCGAGAATGGTTGTATTAGGTATTACAGTAAAAAAAGTGAGATTCATTTGAACCCCACTCTTTTTGTCAAAATTAACGGCGTAGACCTAAGCGTTTGATCAATTCGCGGTAACGTTGTACATCAGTCTTACGTAGGTAAGCTAACAAGTTACGACGGTGACCAACTTTTTTCATTAGGCCACGGTATGAATGATGATCTTTTTTATGCATACGTGCATGTTCATTCAAGTGGTTGATTTCTTCCGTTAATACAGCGATTTGTACTTCTGGAGAACCAGTATCCCCTTCATGGCGTGCATAGTCTTTGATGATTTCATTTTTACGTTCTTTTGAAATTGCCATTTCTTTCACCTCTTTCGATTATTCCCCTGTGACTGAGTAAAACGTTGGTGATTCGCTTAACCAAGTAACAGGCGATATGCCTTACGCATACAGCTATACTTTACCTGAATATACTGGAGAAATCAAGTGAAGAATCATTAAGAAAATTTAGTTTTTAAACAAACTTTCTCCTACTTTTTAAATTTTATGTTAAACTATAATGCGAAAATAGACGTATAACTGTCTAAAAAGAAAGGGGTACATATTCCATGATCACAATGGATAATATCATCCGTGAAGGAAATCCTACTTTGCGGGAAGTAGCGGAAGAAGTTGCTCTCCCATTAAGCAAAGAAAATATCGACCTAGGAAAAGAAATGCTCGAATTCCTGAAAAATAGCCAAGATCCAATCAAAGCGGAAGAATTAAACTTACGTGGAGGGGTTGGTTTAGCTGCTCCTCAACTAGACATTTCTAAACGCATCATTGCTGTACACGTGCCAAGCCCTGATCCAGAAGTAACAGAACCCACGCTAAGTACGGTAATGTATAATCCAAAAATCCTTAGTCACTCAGTTCAAGATGCTTGCCTTGGCGAAGGAGAAGGCTGTTTATCTGTTGACCGAGAAGTACCTGGCTACGTAGTCCGCCACGCTAAGATCACGGTTTCTTATACAGATATGAATGGCGAGAAACATAAAATCCGCTTGAAAAATTATGAGGCAATCGTTGTCCAACACGAAATTGATCATATCAACGGCGTGATGTTCTACGACCATATCAACGAAAAGAATCCATTTGCCCTTAAAGAAGGCGTATTGGTGATTGAATAAAAATGATTGAAAGTTGTATTTCAATCTAAATGACTCGTAAGAAATTGAACTAAAAAGCAGCATCTTCGAAAAAACAAGTAGCGATTTTCGAAGATGCTGCTTTTTAGCGTGGAGAGACCCACTCCTTTTTTATATTACTAAGAATCAGCGAGGCTATACTTTAAACTGATTAAAAAAACGGATTGGGAATGTTCTGCTTTCTTGATTCATTAGTGATCCCTTCCACTCTGTACTCTACCCGTCTTTTCCTTTGGATCTTTTTGTCGAACGGTTCTCATCCACAAACTAGCTAAACGTTCTTTCAACTTTCTCTTCTTACGTGGACTTTCTGGTTCTCTAAATTTTTTAGAAAGGTAGGCGCCATTCTTTACATAAAATAGGAAATTGTGTGTCTTCTCTAGTTCCTCTGTTAGAGAATTTGACTTACATTGTAATTTCTCCATTCGGTCATTTTGTTTCTCCGGGAGTTGGTTTAACATAAACTCCTTTTTCTCTATTCGATCATTTGATTTCTCTAATGCATTGATTCTTGCTTTAAGTTCAGCAATTTCTCGCTCGAGATTCTTCTTTTCCCCCATTGCTTGGTTTATTCGGTTGGTTGTTTTTAACGAACGTTCTATTTCATCGATCATTTCCATCCATTTGTCTAACTGTTTTTCTCCATTCTGTTGCGCATAGCATTGATTCTCTCGCTGAGCACGAAGTTGCTGAGTCAAGATTTTTAATTGATCTTTGCGTTCTCCTATTGGCTCATCTTCTTGCATTAATTGATTTTTAGTAATTTCTGTCTCTAATTCAGAATTTGATACTTTTAATTTATTGATCCCAACTTTAATTTTTTCAATTTGACCTTCTATTTTTTTTAATATATGTACTATTTCTGGAGTATTTTTGCATTTTATATTTTCAATTATTGTTTCTGCTTCAGATCGTAACGCAAGATCTTTCTCGCATCTTTTTCTAGCCATCAAATTAAAGAGCGTGGTATTATTACTCGGCAATTGTTTTATTTTATCCTCAACTGTATTTTTATCATATAGATCAGGTTGTATCAGAACAGCCTGCGACTTGTATATTTCCACCACGAAACTTTTCCACTTCTCTAATTCTTTTTTTGCAGAATATGGGTCCCGCCAGTCATATTCAGAAGAGTTTAATTTGATTTCTTGTAGTTTTGTTTGTATTTTAACTATTCGTTCTGCTAGTGCTCGTAAAAACGCATTTATTTCTGAAACAGGTCGTTGATTTATCTCAGATTGTAGCTTATCTGCTTGTGCTCTAAATTCTAGATCCTCTTGACAAATGGTAAGATTTTTTTTTAAGAGATTCTTTGTACGCTCACTTCTATCGAAAAACGATCCCCAGTGGTCATCGATCCAACTGATCGTTTGTTCAACGGTGCTTTGTTCGTATAAAAAGGGGAATTCTGCTATGTTTTTTTTCCGCTTTTCCAACATTTCAATACTCTTTAATTCAGATAGTAAACTTTTCTTGCATCTCATCCAAAAACTAATCTGTTGTTCCAGTGCGTTATCTCCAAAATTTTTTGTCTTTAATTCATTGATACGCTGTTCTGCTATATTTGCATATTCAGCAAGCTTTTCTTTCGATAGATAACTAAGCTCTTTCTGTACATAATTTTTCATAGATAAACGTTGAGATTGTTCTTTTATTAGCTTAGATTGAGCATCCTTCCATTTATTTAGGAGACTTTTTACAGTCTGATTTTTATTTAAAGAGCCATTTAACATTGATATTTGTAAGCTAGCTTCCTTTAATTTTACGTTGATTTCATCATCCGAAAAGCAAATCACATTTTCTGACAGTTTATTAACTGCTACTGCTTCTTCGCGCCAAGCTTTTTCCCGTTGCCGTTTATTTAATTCGTTTTCGATCTTTCTCTTCGTATCTTTCCATAAATGACTTTTATTCTCAATTAATTCATTTTCGTTATAATAACTGTAATAATCTATGTAATCTTTCGATAGCTTTAACAGCTTAGCTAATTCAGAAGCAGGGATTGAAGACCGATTTTCAGAAAATTGATTTAAGTCTGCTAAACTTTGTTGCTCAACTTTGCGATGAAGTACTTCAAGCTGTTGTGTTAGTTGAGAAAACTCATTAGTAACAGTTGTAACCATCTTTTGATCTTTTAAATGAGGGAATCGTTCACTTAAGATAGTTAATTTAAATTTTACACTAGTTGTTAATTGCAGAAGTTCAACTGGCGAAACATCTTGACTTAAAAAATGACTATCAATGATTGAAGGTTCTTGCTCAATTTCTGGTCCCAACAAAGTATAGGGTTTCTCCTGTGGGAGGACGTGTAACTGATGGTCGTGATCAAAAGTGAATACTCGTCCGTTTAGTCCTGAATCATTCTGTAGATTGTAAAAACCATCCTCTAGCTCATGAGGAATAAGTAGTTGGGTGTTTTGATTATGCCGAACCAATATTACAGCCACTTCTTCTATCCAAGCATCTAGCCCATCAAAGAAATCGTCACATAAAAGATGTTCAAATTTTGTACTAACTTGCTGAAACTCTTTTCCTAATGTCAGACCATTTTCCTCAAAAGGAACATACAGCGAAAAATTCTTAAGAAAGTCTTGACGAACGTAGGGATTATCTAACACCAAACTATGGTCATATATAAAATTCTCAATCATATTTTTATAATCGTTTATATTTTCCGCTTCTTTTAAATTCAAGCTGGATTCTGGATCATAGAAAAGTGTGGTTTTACCATTAGAAAGAATATTTTCAAGTGACGTTTTTTCTTTCCACGGCAAATTAAGTGAACATTCTCCTTGACGATTGAACACACTCATTCGTTCTTTTAACTCTTCTCGTGCAAGATATAACTGATGTACGGGCATTTCATCGTTAGGAGTATACGCTTTTATTTTAGGATCATAATAACAAAGTAGTTGGACATCAGGAGTTCGTTTAACTACTTCTAAAGCTATTTTCCCCATTTTATCCGTTATTGCTTTTTCTAAACTATCTTTAGACAAATTATGAACGCTGAGACTTCCCTGATCCCACATACTATTGAAAGAAAAATCTTCAGAATTTCGTGTCACCTCTTGAATGGCGTTCCACAAACGTTTTTCTTTTGCAGCTGGAGGTAAATGATCCAAAAAATTCCTGAAAAATTGTTGTCTACGGGTATGATCCATTAGTTTGTCTTGATTGGCAAATAGCACCTCTGCTAAATCCTTCGAATAATCATTTGTGGATTCCACCACCTCAAAGTCACCTTTAATCACTGTTTTTTCAGACTGATAAATCCATCCTATCATGCGCTTCAACTCCTATATTTTATTTATGTCACGAATGCTTCTGTAAGAAGTAGTATCAAAAAATAAATTCAGCTACAAAACTTCCTATTGTCCCATTTTACTTAGAAAATGAAACTAGTTTCTTCCTTCTTTTTCAAAAAATAAAATAACTGGTACGATTCATAAATGGACAAATCATACCAGTTATTTATTATTTAATGTTCTTAAATATTCATCCCAG harbors:
- a CDS encoding KUP/HAK/KT family potassium transporter, with amino-acid sequence MTTKHNTKKISMAGLLVAMGVVYGDIGTSPLYVMKAIVEDNGGLRGINPEFVLGSVSLIFWTLTLLTTIKYVVIALNADNHGEGGIFSLYTLVRKGSKYLIVPAMIGGAALLADGVLTPAVTVTTAIEGLRGIPQFFDRFGNNQNIIVIITLVIIFVLFMVQRFGTEIVGKAFGPIMFLWFTFLGVMGLINFSQDWTVIRALNPYYAIRLLFSPDNRLGLFILGNIFLATTGAEALYSDLGHVGKLNIRLSWPYVKLCLVLNYFGQAAWLLNIYQNQEVQQINNLNPFFQMLPKGWLIIGVGFATIAAVIASQALITGSFTLVSEAIKLKLLPRLKIMYPGNSIGQMYIPAVNLILWLACSLIVVTFRTSHHMEAAYGLSITVTMLMTTVLLYFYLIQSNYSKWFAWIVSFFFGAIEIIFFISSIVKFFHGGFVAVLMAIIILAVMFIWEQGNIIRESAAEDVALKDYIPQLAELRDDHSLPLYQTNVVFLVPDMAEGKVGRQFVYSILDKRPKRARVYWFVHVEVTDEPYTKEYQIDMMDTDFVVQVNLFLGFRVQQEINVYVRQIIHDLMKQGRLPKQPQTYSLTPGREVGDFQFILIDEVISNVTTLSKWERQIMQAKLAIKKIATTPETWFGLEYSEVKHETVPLLIGVTRKTWLKERKN
- a CDS encoding GlsB/YeaQ/YmgE family stress response membrane protein; the protein is MLYFFLTLIVGGVLGLFAGLILNEDVPGGVTGNVVIGFLGSWLGEFVLGELGPSIKGFYLIPSLLGALFCLGVYSFLADYIRRHY
- the pnp gene encoding polyribonucleotide nucleotidyltransferase, translating into MSEKQIFKTTWGGRPLQIEVGQLAKQANGAVLVRYGDTVVLSAAVASKEAKDTDFFPLTINYEEKMYAAGKIPGGFIKREGRPSTEATLTARLIDRPIRPMFADGFRNEVQVTNIVMSVETDCSPAMAAMLGSSLALSISDIPFDGPIAGVEVGRVNGEYVLNPTVEQAEQTDIELSVAGTKQAINMVESGAKEVSEEDMLGALLFGFDAIKELVAFQEEIVQAVGKEKMEVSLLQVDADLKKEIFDASYATMKTAVMTEEKLAREDNIEQVKIDIREAYAEKFIGHAEEDQLLKEVKQITEDLEKDVVRELITIDKIRPDGRKLDEIRPLASEVSLLPRVHGSGLFTRGQTQALSACTLAPLGEHQIIDGLGVEVSKRFIHHYNFPQFSVGSTGRAGSPGRREIGHGALGERALAQVIPSEEDFPYTIRLVAEVLESNGSSSQASICAGTLALMDAGVPIKAPVAGIAMGLVSDGENYTILTDIQGLEDHLGDMDFKVAGTKDGITALQMDIKIQGITEQILKEALAQAKQARMEILEELTSTIAAPREELSPYAPKIEMIQIDPAKIKDVIGKGGDTINGIIEETGVKIDIDQDGKVSIASSDKEMIQKAIKIIEDLTKEVKVGEVYLGKVVRIEKFGAFVNLIKGKDGLVHISQLSNDRVNKVEDVVKLGDEVLVKVTEIDKQGRVNLSRKAMLTEDGSEKETK
- the rpsO gene encoding 30S ribosomal protein S15, which produces MAISKERKNEIIKDYARHEGDTGSPEVQIAVLTEEINHLNEHARMHKKDHHSYRGLMKKVGHRRNLLAYLRKTDVQRYRELIKRLGLRR
- the def gene encoding peptide deformylase, which codes for MITMDNIIREGNPTLREVAEEVALPLSKENIDLGKEMLEFLKNSQDPIKAEELNLRGGVGLAAPQLDISKRIIAVHVPSPDPEVTEPTLSTVMYNPKILSHSVQDACLGEGEGCLSVDREVPGYVVRHAKITVSYTDMNGEKHKIRLKNYEAIVVQHEIDHINGVMFYDHINEKNPFALKEGVLVIE